Below is a genomic region from Macaca thibetana thibetana isolate TM-01 chromosome 1, ASM2454274v1, whole genome shotgun sequence.
caaactcatcctttcttatggcagcatagtattccatggtgtatatgtgccacattttcttaatccagtctgtcactgatggacatttgggttgattccaagtcttttcttttttttatttttttttatttttattttttttataatttatttattattattatactttaagttgtagggtacatgtgcataacatgcaggtttgttacatatgtatacttgtgccatgttgctgtgctgcacccatcaactcgtcatttacatcaggtataactcccaatgcaatccctcccccctcccccctccccatgataggccccggtgtgtgatgttccccttcctgagtccgagtgatctcattgttcagttcccacctatgagtgagaacatgcggtgtttggttttctgttcttgtgatagtttgctaagaatgatggattccagctgcatccaagtccctacaaaggactcaaactcatcctttttgatggctgcatagtattccatggtgtatatgtgccacattttcttaatccaatctgtcactgatggacatttgggttgattccaagtctttgctattgtgaatagtgctgcaataaacatacgtgtgcatgtgtctttatagcagcataatttataatcctttgggtatatacccagtaatgggatggctgggtcatatggtacatctagttctagatccttgaggaatcgccatactgttttccataatggttgaactagcttacaatcccaccaacagtgtaaaagtgttcctatttctccacatcctctccagcacctgttgtttcctgactttttaatgattgccattctaactggtgtgaagatggtatctcattgtggttttgatttgcatttctctgatggccagtgatgacgagcattttttcatgtgtctgttggctgtatgcatgtcttcttttgagaaatgtctgttcatatcctttgcccactttttgatggggttgtttttttcttgtaaatttgagttctttataggttctggatattagccctttgtcagatgagtagattgcaaaaattttctcccattttgtaggttgcctgttcactctgatggtagtttcttttgctgtgcagaagctctttagtttaattagatcccgtttgtcaattttggcttttgttgccattgcttttggtgttttagatataaagtccttgcccatgcctatgtcctgaatggtattacctaggttttcttctagggtttttatggtattaggtctaacatttaagtctctaatccatcttgaattaattttcgtataagaagtaaggaaagtatccagtttcagctttctacttatttttaactttattagcAACAATAGTACCATAGGGAATGAACAAAGTGCTTTGGGAATCAAATGATTTGTCTTTCCCCTAAATAATTCTATCTCAAATAACGATGGTTTTACACAGTTCCTCATCACAGATGGTTTTTGTATAGCTTCATTctcttaaggaaaagaaagtcttaaattccacaacttctgacctcaaagaAATCTATATGTAGTTACAGAAATAAGGCAATCTCCAAATTGCCCCCTAATTAtattgtgtacacacacacacaaacacaaacacataaacatattGGAAAGTTACAAAAATCATAATTAGAGTGTAAGTTACCTATTAGCTTAATATTTGttcagtttctctttctcccctgctACTAAAGTTACACACAATTAACTGATTTCGCATCATCTTTTGTGACTTCAGAAGGTAGGGAAGCACTCTGTGCTCCACACGCAGCTGTGGAATTTTTCTTGGTCTTCTTTTTTCACTtacttttaaaaacctattttgtgaaagcattcctatttcttcacctcctctccagcgtctgttgtttcctgaatttttagtgatcgccattctaactggtgtgagatggtatctcattgtggttttgatttgcatttctctaaagaccagtgatgatgagctttttttcatgtttgttagctgcataaatggcttttgagaagtgtctgtccatatccttcacccactttttgaggtttttttttcttgtaaatttaagttatctgtagattctggatattagaccttagacagacagattgcaaaaattttctcccattgtgtaggttgcctgttcactctgatggtagtttctttggctgtgcagaagctctttattttcagtagaccccatttgtcaattttggcttttgttgccattgcttttggtgttttagtcatgaagtctttacccatgtctctctcctgaatggtattgcctaggttttcttctagggtttttattgttttaggtctaacattgaagtctttaatctatcttgagttaatatttgtataagatgtaaggaaggggtccagtttcaggtttctgcatgtggctagccaattttcccaacaccatttattaaacatgaAACTGATTTCCCACTgctggtttttgtcaggtttgtcaaagatcagatggttgtagatgtgtggtattatttctgaggcctctgttctgttccattggtctatatctctgttttggtcccagtactatgctgttttgattatgtagccctgtagtatagtttgaagtcaggtagtgtgatgcctccagttttgtcctttttgcttgggattgtcttggctatgcagggtcttttttggttccatatgaaatttaaagtagttttttctagttctgtgaagaaagtcaatggtagcttgatggggatagcattgaatctaatttactttgggcagtgtggtgtatctacccaaaggattataaatcattctataaagacacatggacacatatgtttactgtggcactattcacaatagcaaagacttggaaccaacctaaatgtctatgaacgattgactggataaagaaagtgtggcacatatacaacacggaatactatgcagccatagaaaaggatgagttcacgtcctttgcgtggacatggatgaaggtagaaaccatcattttcagcaaactaacacaggaacagaaaagcacacaccacatgttctcattcataaatggtagttgaacaataagaacacatggacacagggagaacatCAAACACTAGGGTCTGTCGGTGGgttgggggactaggggagggatagcattaggagaaatccCTAACGTAGATGATGGTTTGATGgctgcaggaaaccaccatggcatgcaTATACCTATGTACCAAACCCgcatgttttgcacatgtaccctagaactaaccattatggaaaacagtatggcgattcctcaaggatctagaactagatgtaccatatgacccagccatcccattactggggatatacccaaaggattataaatcatgctgctataaagacgcatgcacacgtatgttcattgcagcactattcacaatagcaaagagttggaatcaacccaaatgtccatcagtgacagactggattaagaaaatgtggcacatatacaccatggaatactatgcagccataaaaaaggatgagtttgtgtcctttgtagggacatggatgcagctggaaaccatcattctaagcaaactatcacaagaacagaaaaccaaacaccgcatgttctcactcataggtgggaactgaacaatgagatcacttggactcgggaaggggaacatcacacactggggcctatcatagggaggggggagggggagggattgcattcggagttatacctgatgtaaatgatgagttgatgggtgctgacgagctgatgggtgcagcacagcaacatggcacaagtatacatatgtaacaaacctgcacgttatgcacatgtaccctagaacttaaagtataataataaaaaataattaaaaaaataaaaaaatataaaaagaaaaatttaattttgctttggCTTTTGATGTAATTCTACCTAGACAACTATTACATATAGagtaacatatacacacatttcattttataaattctccattttattttgacTTGGCATTTGACAATATCACTTTGATAGTAGCTTGTGAATATTAGTCAAGATTTGTATagaggttgggtgtggtgacttgcacctgtaatcccagcactttgtgaggctgagtcaggtggatctcttgaggtcagttGTTCAAGAgcaccctagccaacatggtgaaacagcatctcgctaaaaatacaaaactgaagccagggacagtggctcatgcctataatcccagcactttgggaggccaaggcaggtaggtcacctgaggtcaggagttcgaaaccagcctggccaacatggtgaaacagcatctctacttaaaaaaaaaaatacaaaaagtagctgggcgtggggcctgggcctgtgcctgtaatcccagctacttgggaggctaaggcagtagaatTAGTTGAACGccggaggtgaagtttgcagtgagcagagattgcaccactgcactccagcctgggagacagagcgagattccatctcaaaaaacaaaagaaaatacaaaaattacctgggcatagtggcacatgcctgtagtctcagctactcttgaggctgaggcaagagaattatttgaacccaggaagcagaggttgcagtcagcagagatcatgccactgcactgtagtctgggcgacagagcaagactccatctcagaaaatatatatatttgtataaatataacaaaatatttgcatagaAAGGACATTGGGTCAGTTGCTTTACTGCATAAATACAgcatttcaacataaaaatatatcagtGTAAAAATTGGCAAAGTACAAGAATAAGCAAAGAGTgagtaaatataaatatcaaaacaaaagtTAATACTTTTGTCATTTGAGTAAaacttcattcaataaacatagAAGGAAGTGGCATTTCCAGCCCATGGATTTATGTTGAGGAAAGTTCTCTAGGTCTTCACAACATGTTTTAGgagataaaaaaggaagagaatcaTACTGTAAACGATTGTGGATTACCAGTCTTGACCTCATTGCTTTCTCTCCCCCAGGTATTAATCACTTAGTATTTGAAGCTGACGTGTCCTGAAGCTGCAGGAAAATGGAGGAAACCAACAACAGCTATGAAAAGGGGTTTCTTCTCCTGGGATTTTCAGATCAGCCTCAGCTAGAGAGGTTTCTCTTTGTCATCATTTTGTTCTTCTACATCTTGAGCCTTCTGGGGAACACTGCCATCATACTAGTGTCTCGTCTGGACTCCAGACTCCACACTCCAATGTACTTCTTCCTCAGCAACCTCTCGTGTGTGGACATCTGCTTTACCACCAGTGTTGCCCCACAGTTGCTGGTTACCATGAATAAGACAGACAAAACCATGAGCTACGGTGGCTGTGTGGCCCAGCTCTACGCGGCCATGGGCTTGGGCTCGTCTGAGTGCATCCTCTTGGCTGTCATGGCTTATGACCGCTATGCTGCTGTCtgccggccactgcactacacaGCCATGATGCACCCGAGGCTCTGTGCGTCTCTGGCCAGTGTAGCATGGCTCAGCGGCCTCATTACCTCTCTGGTTCAGTGCTCCCTCACTGTGCAGCTGCCCCTCTGTGGTCGTCGCAAACTGGATCATATTTTCTGTGAGGTGCCAGTGCTCATCAAACTGGCCTGTGTGGATACGACTTTCAATGAGGCAGAACTCTTTGTGGCCAGTGTAGTCTTTCTAATAGTCCCGGTGTTACTCATCTTAGTCTCCTATGGCTTTATCACCCAAGCTGTGTTAAGGATACAATCAGCTGCGGGGCGCCAAAAGGCCTTTGGGACCTGTTCCTCTCACCTGGTTGTGGTCATCATTTTCTATGGGACCATCATATTCATGTACCTTCAACCGGCCAATAGTAGATCCAAAAACCAGGGaaagtttgtttctcttttctatacCATAGTCACCCCCCTTTTAAATCCCATTATCTACACTCTGAGAAACAAAGATGTGAAAGGGGCCTTGAGGACCCTGATACTGGGAAATGCTATTG
It encodes:
- the LOC126943432 gene encoding olfactory receptor 2G6, whose amino-acid sequence is MEETNNSYEKGFLLLGFSDQPQLERFLFVIILFFYILSLLGNTAIILVSRLDSRLHTPMYFFLSNLSCVDICFTTSVAPQLLVTMNKTDKTMSYGGCVAQLYAAMGLGSSECILLAVMAYDRYAAVCRPLHYTAMMHPRLCASLASVAWLSGLITSLVQCSLTVQLPLCGRRKLDHIFCEVPVLIKLACVDTTFNEAELFVASVVFLIVPVLLILVSYGFITQAVLRIQSAAGRQKAFGTCSSHLVVVIIFYGTIIFMYLQPANSRSKNQGKFVSLFYTIVTPLLNPIIYTLRNKDVKGALRTLILGNAIGQSYGD